The Quercus lobata isolate SW786 chromosome 9, ValleyOak3.0 Primary Assembly, whole genome shotgun sequence region atttatatattcaaaatttaacaaaattagtttttatatttttttcacaaatttagtataaaaaatataaaaattgtatatatatatttttatatttaaatatatgcaAATAAGTTATTGGAAACTACGGATATCCAAGTAAAcattcataatcttcttccCGTCCTTTATACCAATGATGAAAAACTTTCTTAATTCCTCTTTCTACCccatattttgcttctttttcttcttaattagGAATATTGTTTTTCAGATATAAATTGATTAGAAGACAACAATTAATTTGACAGTGGAAACATTTAACAGACCACTGGCTCCCTTTATTTCTGGACTGCCCATTTGGCTGGACCCCGATGGGGGCCATTTGCATCATGGTGCTGCGCTTGGCTTGAAACCATAGGTCTCATTTCTGGAATTGGCGCACAGGTACTGTCACTCttttaagtactttttttttcccagagAACCTTACTTCATTCGGCACTAATTAAAACTTTCTGACGTTGATGATGTTATAAATGCCGATATTAATGTAACACTAGCTAGTTATAATATTTAtgatttcaaatatatattagaattggttctcatacaaaatttacatttcttctttttttatgttgCTCCTTTCTTACTATTATTAGGCATACTCAGCAGCACAGACATTGCAGATGATAATTCTGTTGTCTACTGGAACAAACAAGGGCGGAGGCTACTTTGCACCAAAGAGTGTATTTTTGTGTATATACATTATCCTTATCATCATATGGGCGGTGCTCAACTCCTTTGCATTACAAGTCATCGCATTCCTCAACATCATTTCCGTATGGTGGCAGGTGTGCTTAATTTTCAACAATCTCCTtctcaaatccaaaaaaaaataataaaaaaatctatctaATTCTCAGATTTTATATACTATATTGTAAGAAATCTTCTACTTGATCTAGTGTGCGACGCCTACCTGCAAGTCAAAGCACCCTTTAGCTGACTTTTTCTTTACCCAATAAGTTTTCTCCTTTTTGAGTCGAAGTACCTAATACATCAACAGGAAAAGGTGAAATTTTGCTTGTGGCTAGCTTAcaagattttttaattaaagaagcGGAGTGCCAAATTTTGTCTAGACTATTCCAGAACTCCATAAATCGATAGTGTCGGCGTTACACCAATCCACTAAGCCCACCGCCCAAGTACCCACTGCCGTAAGGGTGGATAGCTTACAAGCTTACACGATAGATTGTTGCTCCGACAATTACTCCAGatttcttaaaagttaaaatagaagCAATGAATTAAAACCTCTTCATCTTTGTGTACACGTCTCATGCTAATATGCTTGTTTCCTATAAATTTGGAAAATGATGATAGCCTCTATGATTATGATTAAGCAGtaaagattcaaaacttcaacGTTTAGAGTAATTGAAgcacttttttagtttttactataTTCCGCGAATACTTAAGAATTTGTCCAACTTTTgcatagaaatatatatatatatatatatatatatatatgaagattGGATTAAGATCCTTTAGCTTTCTTAGTATAACTTATTTTAGAGttttaaaattctattcatTTATCTTGAAATGAGTAGATTAAATTTTACCACGtcatcaatatttaaaaaatattaattgttattatatttggtatctttttcttcaattattaatgatatggaaaaatccaatttactcattttaaattgaatggataaaattttgaaaactctAGAGTATCCTAATTCATGTGGATCAATTTACTTCTTATTGACATGTCATGAGAGAATGCAGGTAATAGGCGGATCCGTTGTAATTATAGGTCTTCCACTTATATCAACCTCAACACAATCAGCATCATATGTGTTTACTCATTTTGAAACATCTCCTGAGGCAACTGGAATACATAGTAAACCTTATGCAATAATTTTATCAGTACTTCTAAGCCAGTACTGCTTGTATGGCTACGACACTGCAGCTCATCTAACTGAGGAAACAAAAGGCGCTGACAGAACAGGTCCTATGGCCATTCTTTCTTGTATAGGAATCATTTCAACATTTGGATGGGCTTATATCTTAGCTCTAACTTTCTGTATCCAGGTATATATGATTAGTATGAAGAGTTTGGCTTTTGTTTCAGAATTTTATTCGCCTGACCATTAAGTTTGACATTAGACAATGTTGTTACTGCAGGATCCAGCCTATTTATTTGACACAAACAATGAGACAGCTGGTGCACTTGTACCAGCACAAATAATATATGATGTGTTTAATCAAAGGTATCATAGTGGCACAGGAGCCATAATTATCCTCTGTATCATTTGGGGAACCTTCTTCTTTTGTGGGCTCTCAGTCACAACCGGTGCTGCTAGAGTAGTaagcaaaactgaaaatctCTCTCTTTGGTTGTTTCCTAGTTCaactattataattttataacaataaGAGTGATCTTggagatattaaaaatttttatataaatattacgTACTGATGCTATTGAATTGAACCCATTACTTTCATTATcaagttaacttttttttttttttttcctcaatagTATGATCAAATCAGTTAGTTAGCCTTTAGTAATAAAATTGACAATATCAGAGTgttcaatttttgtttgtttgtttgtttgtttgttttttttttttttcgcaatCCATAACCTGCGCTAAAAATGTCAATGCATGTATATTTTCTACTCCCTAGGTTTATGCTCTATCAAGGGATGGAGGAATTCCATTTTCACCAATCTGGACAAAACTACATCCAAAGTACAGGAATCCAACAAATGCGGTGTGGTTGTGTGCGGCCATTTCCATTATCTTAGGACTTCCCATCTTGAAACTCAATGTGATTTTCACTGCCATCCTCTCAATTAGTACAGTTGGATGGGTGGGTAGCTATGCTGTCCCGATTTTCGCAAGGCTGGTCATGAATGAGAAGCATTTTACACCAGGTCCCTTCTATTTGGGTAGAGCAAGCAAGCCAGTTTGCTTGAtatctttcatatatatatgttataccTGCGCAGCTTTTCTATTACCAACTCTTTATCCTCTCCGATGGGATACTTTCAACTATGCACCTATAGCCATCTCTGTAGCATTGGCACTCATACTGCTTTGGTGGTTCTTGGATGCAAGGAAATGGTTCAAGGGACCAGTAAGGAATATTGACTTACAGAATGGAGTCCATTGAAGTTAGAAGTTTATcataaagaaagaattaatGAAGTTGTTCGAGAAGAGTATTTCATCATTCTACTTCAAATCATGTAAACTGATTGAAAAGAGCACTAAAAGTTATCTTTGTactaagatatatatatatatgtgtgtgtattaagGACTTACATCCCTATTTTCAGTATTGAtagaaactacaaaattttcttGTTGAATCCAAGAGAACCTGAATTGCATAACCTCACTAATTTTAGtcaatacataaaattttataataaagtgaACAAGACAATGACGTACAGACCACATCACATAAGTGTCCATTTTGACATTAGTTTATTTAggttttcattttgtttaaatgtaaattaaaatatacttaGAATTgaaaaaagttgactttttaaaaaaactgtaCATTAACCAAATAAGTTTACTGACAAACTGACGTTTGAATTTATGGTTATTGTAAaatacaaagagaaagaaaaaaaaattgtatggatCGCTGTCTGCTTTAAATCTCAGCTTTAATATTTATAGTTAAACCTGTTGCACACAAACTGTTTTACATAAATTTACACTCACTCTAAAAAACAACTGAAATCGTGACTTGAAGTCATGATTTCTAAGTCACGATTTCAGTTTGCTTTTTGGGTACGcgtaaaacatttttttttggg contains the following coding sequences:
- the LOC115960773 gene encoding amino-acid permease BAT1 homolog, with the translated sequence MAFREVDVGVNPRAMEVDSGEKRLNELGYKQELRREMSLFKTFAITFSAMAFFVGTPLYGPSLLYAGPASLIWGYVVVTFFTWFVGFAMAEICSSFPTTGSLYFWTAHLAGPRWGPFASWCCAWLETIGLISGIGAQAYSAAQTLQMIILLSTGTNKGGGYFAPKSVFLCIYIILIIIWAVLNSFALQVIAFLNIISVWWQVIGGSVVIIGLPLISTSTQSASYVFTHFETSPEATGIHSKPYAIILSVLLSQYCLYGYDTAAHLTEETKGADRTGPMAILSCIGIISTFGWAYILALTFCIQDPAYLFDTNNETAGALVPAQIIYDVFNQRYHSGTGAIIILCIIWGTFFFCGLSVTTGAARVVYALSRDGGIPFSPIWTKLHPKYRNPTNAVWLCAAISIILGLPILKLNVIFTAILSISTVGWVGSYAVPIFARLVMNEKHFTPGPFYLGRASKPVCLISFIYICYTCAAFLLPTLYPLRWDTFNYAPIAISVALALILLWWFLDARKWFKGPVRNIDLQNGVH